In Gracilimonas sp., a single window of DNA contains:
- a CDS encoding sensor histidine kinase has translation MKRLLFISLLFLGITETVTAQSYPFRTFSIEQGLSESVVYDIVQDNEGYIWLGTGFGLNRFDGIRFENYFEEQGLNSSRIRSLYKDAEGRIWIGSEAGVNYMESDSIYSSPYHEPLINSTVISIFQDRVGDMWFGTDGNGVWHYSNGELVAQYTTSNGMGNDRVRAIAESKEGDLWFATRGGATVLRGGSFRTYTVSDGLPANRIRDIKVDDKGTVWIGSRSGLVRFNGQGFEIYNTSDGLINNLIRSITITKNNTVWIGTEGGVSFFNGENFQNYTVASGLSNNIIYSSMMDLEGNMWFGTFGGGVNLFIGDYFANYSTAQGLPNNLVTTFTEDRRGRIWIGTYGGGMNSINDGRFDDLGLNDKLPDNQIYKLFTDSRQRIWIGMREGLAILEGEDLYVFSDDVFPFRKVRDIMEASDGSFWISTYDDGIIHYREGEFEQITSDEGLASNRVLNSAEGEDGSIWIATYGGITRYKEGEFQSFAIQEGLPNNAVMNLLIDDEGQIWASTFGGIAWFDGLRFQSITTSDGLPDDVCYFIHQSEDGLYWIGTTNGVVRFNAEEYFNLPDRDRTRAFQVLNKEQGLVANELNLGAVYEDSNGYLWFGTVEGFSRFNPDSYEGNPVPPKVHIVGVNASGREYQVGKRFTLSHDENYLEIHYAGINFTAPNQILYEYKLSGIDPDWQQTTSRSVKYPSLPPGEYKFLVHARNINGAWSTELEEIRFSIMAPFWMQWWFWMLVPAVVIGIIYLFYNYYRARKIIDIERMRVRIASDLHDDVGASLTEIALQSDFLQAGDADKEFKKSLQQIGQQCRKIVSSLDDIVWSIDARNDTLGDLTDRMQDYILNTLESKNMTVNYNFDNLNMDNKLPVSVKENVYLIFKEAVNNIAKYSNGDRVDIRMENHNGYFEFNISDNGTTGKGTKKTGHGLRNMDMRAKRIGADFNIESTDGFSIKVKGKLNAN, from the coding sequence ATGAAAAGACTTTTATTCATATCGTTGCTTTTTTTGGGTATCACTGAAACTGTGACGGCTCAAAGCTATCCATTTCGAACATTTTCTATTGAGCAGGGATTAAGCGAGTCAGTGGTCTATGATATAGTCCAGGATAATGAGGGATATATATGGCTGGGAACCGGTTTCGGGTTGAATCGTTTTGACGGTATACGTTTCGAAAATTATTTTGAAGAGCAGGGGCTTAACAGCAGTCGAATTCGTTCACTTTATAAAGATGCTGAGGGCAGAATTTGGATTGGCTCTGAAGCCGGAGTCAATTATATGGAATCGGACAGCATTTACTCCAGCCCGTATCACGAACCCCTGATTAATTCAACTGTGATTAGCATTTTTCAAGACCGAGTTGGAGATATGTGGTTTGGCACGGATGGGAACGGAGTATGGCATTATTCAAATGGTGAACTTGTAGCTCAGTACACAACTTCAAACGGAATGGGGAATGACCGAGTCCGTGCTATAGCGGAAAGTAAAGAAGGTGATTTATGGTTTGCAACCAGAGGAGGGGCAACTGTTCTGAGAGGCGGAAGTTTCAGGACGTATACGGTCAGTGACGGGCTTCCTGCCAATCGGATTCGTGATATAAAAGTAGATGATAAAGGAACCGTCTGGATTGGCAGCAGAAGCGGATTGGTTCGGTTTAATGGGCAAGGTTTTGAGATTTATAATACCTCAGACGGCTTAATAAATAATCTGATTCGCTCAATCACCATTACCAAAAACAATACAGTATGGATTGGTACAGAAGGCGGTGTAAGTTTTTTTAATGGAGAAAATTTTCAAAACTATACGGTAGCATCCGGGCTTTCCAATAACATTATATACTCTTCAATGATGGACCTGGAAGGTAATATGTGGTTTGGAACTTTCGGAGGGGGGGTGAACTTGTTTATCGGAGACTATTTTGCCAATTACAGTACCGCACAGGGCCTCCCAAATAACCTGGTTACCACGTTTACCGAAGACCGGAGAGGCCGAATCTGGATAGGTACCTATGGCGGGGGTATGAACTCAATTAATGATGGGAGATTTGATGATCTGGGGCTAAATGACAAGCTTCCTGATAATCAGATTTATAAGTTATTCACGGACTCTAGGCAACGTATATGGATAGGTATGAGAGAGGGATTAGCCATCCTGGAGGGAGAGGACTTATACGTTTTTAGTGACGATGTTTTTCCATTCAGGAAAGTAAGGGATATCATGGAGGCATCGGATGGAAGTTTTTGGATAAGTACTTATGATGATGGCATTATTCACTACCGGGAAGGGGAATTTGAGCAAATTACTTCGGATGAGGGATTGGCAAGTAATCGTGTCTTAAACTCAGCTGAAGGAGAAGATGGCTCCATTTGGATAGCTACATATGGCGGCATTACACGATATAAAGAAGGAGAGTTTCAAAGTTTTGCTATTCAGGAAGGCCTTCCAAATAATGCGGTCATGAATTTACTTATAGATGATGAAGGACAAATTTGGGCTTCAACTTTTGGAGGCATTGCCTGGTTTGACGGCCTTCGGTTTCAAAGTATTACAACTAGTGACGGTTTGCCCGATGATGTATGCTATTTTATTCACCAAAGTGAAGATGGATTATATTGGATTGGAACTACAAACGGTGTGGTAAGATTCAATGCTGAAGAATATTTTAATTTACCGGATCGTGATCGGACCCGGGCTTTTCAGGTTTTAAATAAGGAACAGGGTTTAGTTGCAAATGAGCTGAACCTGGGGGCAGTTTATGAAGATAGTAACGGTTATTTATGGTTTGGCACGGTAGAAGGTTTCAGCCGTTTTAACCCGGATTCCTATGAAGGGAATCCTGTTCCTCCTAAAGTTCATATTGTAGGGGTGAATGCATCGGGAAGAGAATATCAGGTGGGAAAACGTTTTACACTTTCTCATGATGAGAATTACCTCGAAATACACTATGCTGGAATTAACTTTACTGCCCCAAATCAGATTCTGTATGAATATAAGTTGAGCGGTATTGACCCGGACTGGCAACAAACAACTTCTCGTTCGGTTAAATACCCGTCGTTGCCTCCTGGTGAGTATAAATTTCTGGTTCATGCCCGAAATATTAATGGAGCCTGGAGCACCGAATTGGAAGAGATAAGATTCAGTATTATGGCTCCTTTTTGGATGCAGTGGTGGTTTTGGATGTTAGTTCCGGCAGTGGTGATTGGGATCATATATCTTTTTTATAATTACTATCGTGCCCGAAAAATAATAGATATTGAACGCATGAGAGTACGTATTGCCAGTGATTTACATGATGATGTGGGGGCAAGCCTCACTGAAATAGCTCTTCAATCAGATTTCCTGCAAGCAGGAGATGCAGACAAAGAATTTAAGAAGTCATTGCAGCAAATTGGCCAGCAGTGCCGAAAAATTGTATCTAGCCTGGATGATATCGTTTGGTCGATCGATGCCCGCAACGATACCTTAGGTGATTTAACAGACCGCATGCAGGATTATATCCTTAATACACTTGAATCGAAAAATATGACGGTAAACTATAATTTCGATAATCTGAATATGGATAATAAATTACCGGTATCTGTAAAAGAAAATGTATATCTGATTTTTAAAGAAGCCGTGAATAACATAGCAAAATATTCGAATGGAGACCGCGTAGACATCAGAATGGAAAACCATAATGGATATTTTGAATTCAATATCAGTGATAATGGAACTACCGGCAAAGGAACGAAAAAAACAGGTCATGGATTGCGTAACATGGACATGCGAGCGAAGCGTATTGGCGCAGATTTTAACATTGAAAGTACGGATGGGTTTTCCATAAAAGTGAAAGGGAAACTAAATGCTAACTAA
- a CDS encoding response regulator transcription factor, with the protein MAVIGIVEDNKKIRDLIQRYLDMQKDMECPVAVDSVEEMLEHLEEHQKPNVILMDIQLPGMSGIKGMEIIKSKYPEIEIIMLTVYHDSHKIFDSLKAGASGYLLKHTSLPEIKESIENLLKGGAPMSPQIARKVISHFNEEAPKKNEDSMLTNREQDIVNGLVDGLSYKLIADRYDISIDTVRAHIRNIYKKLHVNSKAEVIAKSLRGEI; encoded by the coding sequence ATGGCAGTTATAGGAATAGTTGAGGACAATAAAAAAATCAGAGATTTAATACAGCGTTATTTGGACATGCAGAAAGATATGGAATGTCCGGTTGCTGTAGATTCAGTGGAGGAAATGCTGGAACATCTTGAAGAGCATCAAAAACCAAATGTGATACTGATGGATATTCAACTTCCGGGAATGTCCGGCATAAAGGGAATGGAAATTATTAAGTCAAAATACCCTGAAATAGAAATTATTATGCTTACGGTATATCACGACTCGCATAAAATATTTGATTCTCTTAAAGCGGGTGCCTCCGGTTATCTATTAAAACATACTTCACTCCCTGAAATTAAAGAGTCAATTGAAAATTTACTGAAAGGCGGGGCCCCAATGTCTCCTCAAATAGCCCGGAAAGTGATTTCACATTTCAATGAAGAAGCTCCCAAAAAGAATGAAGACAGTATGCTCACAAACAGAGAGCAGGATATTGTAAATGGTTTGGTGGATGGGCTCAGTTATAAACTAATAGCCGATCGTTATGATATTTCCATTGACACGGTTAGAGCACATATAAGGAATATTTATAAGAAACTTCATGTTAACTCTAAAGCAGAAGTAATTGCAAAGTCTTTGCGGGGAGAAATATGA